In a genomic window of Papilio machaon chromosome 4, ilPapMach1.1, whole genome shotgun sequence:
- the LOC106710745 gene encoding extensin produces the protein MRTIESAPSRGRAEYHLINSGATRPMDTASRPIISMCNKTVFRSLAVAAMLACVAARPEPPSSYGPPSTSYGAPSSAYGPPAAQYGPPQQPIVHKHVYVHVPPPDNETPRPPKQIYVPPPQKHYKIVFIKAPTPPTPTAPVIPLQPQNEEKTLVYVLVKKPEEQPDIVIPTPAPTQPAKPEVYFIRYKTQKQEGYPAAKSPAPQYGPPASAPSSSYGAPSGDSSY, from the exons ATGAGAACCATCGAAAGTGCCCCCTCCCGGGGACGTGCCGAGTACCATCTTATAAACAGTGGAGCCACCCGACCGATGGACACTGCATCTCGACCCATCATCAGCATGTGTAACAAAACG GTATTCAGATCGTTGGCCGTAGCGGCAATGCTCGCCTGCGTCGCCGCCCGCCCCGAGCCGCCGTCCTCGTATGGACCTCCTTCGACATCGTACGGAGCTCCGTCTTCAGCGTACGGCCCCCCGGCCGCGCAATACGGGCCTCCGCAGCAGCCCATAGTGCACAAGCATGTTTACGTGCACGTGCCGCCTCCGGACAACGAGACCCCGCGCCCTCCCAAGCAGATCTACGTGCCGCCCCCGCAGAAGCATTACAAGATAGTGTTCATCAAGGCGCCGACCCCGCCGACCCCGACCGCGCCCGTCATCCCGCTGCAGCCACAGAACGAAGAGAAGACCCTCGTGTACGTGTTGGTCAAGAAGCCCGAGGAGCAGCCCGACATCGTGATCCCGACCCCGGCGCCCACTCAGCCTGCTAAACCAGAAGTATACTTCATCAGATACAAGACACAG AAACAAGAGGGCTATCCAGCGGCGAAATCCCCAGCACCACAGTACGGTCCTCCGGCCTCCGCCCCCTCCTCAAGCTACGGCGCGCCCTCAGGCGACAGTTCATACTGA
- the LOC123720948 gene encoding uncharacterized protein LOC123720948 yields MSFNNPNSSDNRPIPIDGQLVTMCDQYKYLGGMMHISGNLECNIQHRIAAAWQKWRELTGVTCDKRMPVKLKGLVYKSMIRPVLIYGSETWAITQKDVHTIQSAEMKMLRWMCGVTRLDKIRNEFVRGSLGVRDIADKMQESRLRWYGHIRRRPPDYVGNLALHLSLPGRRSRGRPKTRWKDVVLKDMSECQVSDEDVEDRARWRKLIGKADPITMWDTS; encoded by the coding sequence ATGTCCTTTAATAACCCAAATTCAAGCGACAACAGACCGATTCCCATCGACGGTCAACTAGTTACCATGTGCgatcaatataaatatctgGGAGGCATGATGCACATTTCTGGGAACTTGGAATGCAACATTCAACACCGTATAGCCGCAGCGTGGCAAAAATGGCGAGAATTGACTGGTGTTACTTGCGACAAAAGAATGCCAGTGAAACTTAAGGGTTTGGTTTATAAGTCCATGATAAGACCAGTCCTCATATACGGCAGTGAAACGTGGGCCATAACTCAAAAGGACGTGCATACCATTCAAAGTGCTGAAATGAAGATGTTGAGATGGATGTGCGGCGTAACCAGGCTCGATAAGATCCGCAACGAGTTCGTGCGAGGTAGCCTCGGTGTGCGCGATATCGCTGATAAGATGCAGGAGAGTAGGCTGCGATGGTATGGTCACATAAGGAGGAGGCCGCCGGACTACGTCGGTAATTTAGCACTACATCTTTCCCTTCCCGGACGCAGATCCAGAGGTAGACCCAAAACTAGATGGAAAGATGTAGTGCTAAAAGACATGAGTGAGTGCCAAGTCTCAGATGAAGATGTCGAGGACAGGGCGAGGTGGAGGAAACTGATTGGAAAAGCCGACCCCATCACCATGTGGGATACGAGCTag
- the LOC106710768 gene encoding uncharacterized protein LOC106710768 produces the protein MSALKIESEVKVESEPCVVAWDNNTLFVGTETGTIFSYDKNLSPGGKWTAHETQVFALTAANGNVYSSSNDGGVRVWSAKGDKVAELPPTGGDIGALCVQDNQLIAGDESGNVVIYENNDVKAKYQVLEEVKDICLKTPYMFTARDLYVTVTEIKPEESKTRFTTRHTMDGRAPMRVAGARLVVTARGANNLQLHDASIDTKFKKLHEVKVSDMILTSLSVSEDHAWTGGWDGIVRRWKIVGDQFQPAGEVNLGACVNAVVATKSDVAYAIITGGRVVCLKGT, from the exons ATGAGTGCACTTAAAATAGAATCAGAGGTAAAGGTCGAATCGGAACCGTGTGTAGTGGCCTGGGACAACAATACATTGTTTGTTGGCACGGAAACTGGAACCAtcttt TCTTACGACAAAAACCTATCACCGGGTGGAAAGTGGACTGCACATGAAACGCAAGTGTTTGCATTGACTGCGGCAAACGGCAATGTATACTCATCCTCAAATGACGGAGGAGTCCGTGTCTGGTCTGCTAAGGGTGACAAAGTCGCTGAGCTTCCACCGACCGGAGGAGATATCGGGGCTTTGTGTGTGCAAGATAACCAGTTAATTGCTGGCGACGAAAGTGGCAAT GTTGTAATTTATGAGAACAATGACGTAAAAGCCAAGTACCAGGTCCTCGAAGAAGTGAAAGATATATGTTTGAAAACACCCTATATGTTTACTGCGCGAGATTTATATGTTACCGTCACTGAAATAAAACCAG AAGAATCTAAGACTCGGTTCACAACCCGGCACACGATGGATGGGCGCGCGCCGATGCGGGTAGCAGGCGCCCGGCTCGTCGTCACCGCAAGGGGGGCCAACAATCTGCAGCTACATGATGCATCCATCGATACTAAGTTCAAAAAACTACATGAAGTCAAG gtAAGTGATATGATATTAACCAGTCTATCAGTGAGCGAAGACCATGCGTGGACAGGTGGTTGGGATGGTATCGTACGACGATGGAAGATCGTCGGTGACCAATTCCAACCAGCAGGGGAGGTAAACCTGGGTGCCTGTGTGAATGCGGTTGTTGCTACAAAATCTGATGTAGCTTATGCCATAATAACAGGAGGACGAGTAGTTTGCCTAAAAGGCACATaa
- the LOC106710711 gene encoding NADH dehydrogenase [ubiquinone] 1 beta subcomplex subunit 11, mitochondrial, whose product MAALIKLRHMPVVQRCVWNHYNKLNRCISTSKKNSETATTACEKAEDKNWVSYGFDYKSKEEDTNVHNASFFFSVTLCLVFGGFAWAYSPDIHMRDWAQREAYLELRRREKAGLPPISPNYIEPKTVKLPSEEELCDVEIII is encoded by the coding sequence ATGGCTGCTCTGATAAAACTTCGTCATATGCCTGTTGTCCAGAGATGTGTTTGGAAtcattataacaaattaaatcgttGCATCTCGACATCAAAAAAGAACAGTGAAACTGCTACAACTGCTTGTGAAAAAGCTGAAGATAAAAATTGGGTTAGCTATGGATTTGATTACAAGAGCAAAGAAGAGGATACAAACGTCCACAATGCATCATTCTTCTTCTCAGTAACATTGTGTCTAGTATTCGGTGGTTTTGCATGGGCTTATAGTCCCGATATCCATATGAGAGATTGGGCTCAACGTGAAGCCTATCTAGAACTACGTCGCCGTGAAAAAGCTGGATTGCCGCCTATCAGTCCTAATTATATTGAACCCAAAACAGTGAAACTGCCTTCAGAGGAAGAACTATGTGATGttgaaattatcatttaa